From a single Polynucleobacter asymbioticus QLW-P1DMWA-1 genomic region:
- a CDS encoding c-type cytochrome, with protein MIASRAGTKVFYLLGLLFFYTQCAQANPEDQKAFAIAKQNACLGCHAVNKKIVGPSFQSVAQKYKNDPNAQVFLKNKIAKGGAGSWGVVPMPANAKLTDTELSLLAAWVLRGAPSEN; from the coding sequence ATGATTGCAAGTAGAGCGGGCACAAAAGTATTTTATTTATTGGGCCTGCTCTTTTTTTATACTCAATGCGCGCAAGCCAATCCTGAAGATCAAAAAGCATTTGCGATTGCAAAACAAAATGCCTGCTTAGGCTGTCATGCAGTGAATAAAAAGATTGTTGGTCCAAGCTTTCAATCTGTTGCGCAAAAATACAAAAATGATCCTAATGCACAAGTATTTTTGAAAAATAAGATTGCCAAAGGGGGCGCGGGTTCATGGGGTGTTGTGCCAATGCCAGCCAATGCAAAGCTAACTGATACAGAATTGTCTTTATTGGCGGCTTGGGTATTGCGTGGAGCGCCAAGCGAAAATTAA
- a CDS encoding c-type cytochrome: protein MSNEHGNLIKSPKQLIIMVFASFFVPLIIILLLMVFVNNGKRGDSTAATDQLIKPVAQLNFQGASAGPHEPQTGEQVYKAVCAACHATGAAGAPKFGDAAAWAPRIAKGYDSLLTSVLKGKNAMPARGGSNPADISDYELGRAVVYMANASGGKLPEPKAPDAAAAK from the coding sequence ATGAGCAACGAGCACGGAAATCTAATTAAATCCCCAAAACAACTCATCATCATGGTGTTTGCAAGCTTTTTTGTGCCCCTGATCATTATTTTGTTGTTAATGGTGTTTGTGAACAATGGCAAGCGTGGCGATTCTACCGCCGCGACTGATCAACTAATTAAGCCTGTGGCTCAGTTAAATTTTCAAGGCGCTAGTGCTGGCCCACATGAGCCTCAGACCGGTGAGCAGGTATACAAAGCCGTATGTGCAGCCTGTCACGCTACAGGTGCTGCTGGTGCACCAAAGTTCGGTGATGCTGCTGCATGGGCGCCACGCATTGCTAAGGGTTACGACTCTTTATTGACCTCCGTACTCAAGGGTAAAAATGCAATGCCTGCACGTGGCGGATCTAATCCAGCGGACATTAGCGATTACGAATTAGGTCGTGCGGTTGTATACATGGCTAATGCATCTGGTGGTAAGTTGCCAGAGCCGAAAGCGCCTGATGCAGCAGCTGCAAAATAA
- the priA gene encoding replication restart helicase PriA — MPSPIVVQVVVDKPLAQGFDYLWDSNQLGNDPEVGQLVEVPFGRASLVGIVIKVSDHSDYELDKLKSITRVAPLPPFDAASLRLVNFASQYYIHALGETIIPTIPQMWKKPDNWEKALEKISAAEEKKRKKIQQEPSEGLIDEAHLNQGQALALEKLRQCSVEKEFKTILLQGQTGSGKTAVFLNWLKGILEDSSSQVLLLVPEINLTPQLERRVRAYFPDKKMVVLHSGVSEKNRGIAWYEAMTGKAQIILGTRLAALTPLPNLRAIVVDEEHDPSYKQQDGIRYSARDLAIWRAHDLKIPVLLASATPSLESWIAAKAGRYEYIRLDQRAQGAALPQVRLINTRDPQSQFSPGDIGRPISASLITKTLANAISKNLENKKQSLILINRRGYAPILSCNACTWLSKCQQCSSYMVMHKAGALGRRPVLSCHHCGLVKPIPEHCPDCGNADLKTLGKGTQKIEDAIEEMWPSARVLRVDTDASRKSKGAEELFQEIHAGNVDIVVGTQMIAKGHDYQNIGLVAVLDADSRLFSPDFRAAERLFAQLVQVAGRAGRSSKDDQGAGEIYIETQYPEAAVFQYLLRHDVDGFLGYLAHERDEAKLPPFSYQGLVHAEAKSLDKAIQFLAALKGRLKSRGLMTPGLKVYDPVPRAVMRVAGTERAQLVLEADDRRQLQDVLEAVDQDLRNGSQGRISKGDRIRWLIERDPTSI, encoded by the coding sequence ATGCCCTCCCCCATCGTTGTTCAAGTAGTGGTTGATAAGCCGTTGGCCCAGGGCTTTGATTACCTATGGGATTCAAATCAACTCGGTAACGACCCTGAGGTCGGGCAGTTAGTAGAAGTGCCTTTTGGGCGCGCCTCTTTGGTTGGTATTGTAATTAAAGTAAGTGATCACTCTGATTATGAATTAGACAAATTAAAGTCGATAACTCGTGTCGCGCCCCTCCCCCCGTTTGATGCGGCTAGTCTGCGCTTGGTAAATTTCGCCAGTCAGTATTACATTCATGCGCTTGGCGAAACTATCATTCCTACGATTCCTCAGATGTGGAAAAAGCCGGATAACTGGGAAAAGGCGCTAGAAAAAATAAGCGCGGCAGAAGAAAAGAAGCGAAAAAAAATTCAGCAAGAGCCAAGCGAAGGATTGATTGATGAAGCGCACCTCAATCAAGGTCAAGCACTAGCTCTTGAAAAGCTGCGCCAATGTTCTGTGGAGAAAGAATTCAAAACAATTCTTTTGCAAGGGCAAACGGGTAGCGGTAAGACAGCAGTATTTCTAAATTGGTTAAAAGGAATTTTGGAAGATTCGAGTTCTCAGGTATTGCTTTTAGTTCCAGAAATTAATTTAACGCCGCAGCTAGAGCGCAGAGTGCGCGCATATTTTCCAGATAAAAAAATGGTTGTGCTGCACAGTGGCGTAAGTGAAAAAAATAGAGGGATTGCTTGGTACGAAGCAATGACTGGAAAAGCCCAAATTATTTTGGGAACGCGATTGGCCGCATTAACCCCCTTGCCGAACTTGCGTGCAATCGTTGTTGATGAGGAGCATGATCCGTCATATAAACAACAAGACGGCATTCGATATTCTGCGCGCGACTTAGCCATTTGGCGGGCCCACGACTTGAAGATACCGGTTTTATTGGCTTCAGCTACACCATCGCTTGAAAGTTGGATAGCAGCAAAAGCGGGACGATATGAATATATCCGTCTTGATCAGCGCGCCCAAGGGGCAGCCCTGCCGCAGGTTCGCTTGATAAATACGCGCGACCCACAAAGTCAGTTTAGTCCAGGTGATATTGGTAGGCCTATATCAGCCAGCCTGATTACCAAAACACTCGCTAATGCAATTAGTAAAAATTTAGAGAACAAGAAACAAAGCCTGATCCTGATTAATCGTCGCGGCTATGCGCCTATTTTAAGTTGCAATGCGTGCACATGGCTCTCCAAATGTCAGCAATGCAGCTCATATATGGTGATGCATAAAGCCGGTGCCTTAGGCAGAAGACCGGTATTAAGCTGTCATCACTGTGGGCTTGTTAAACCTATTCCAGAGCATTGCCCAGACTGCGGAAATGCTGATCTAAAGACTTTGGGAAAAGGCACGCAAAAAATAGAAGATGCAATTGAGGAAATGTGGCCAAGCGCTCGCGTTTTGCGGGTCGACACAGACGCTAGTCGCAAAAGCAAAGGTGCAGAGGAACTCTTTCAGGAGATTCATGCGGGCAATGTCGACATTGTGGTGGGAACCCAAATGATTGCGAAGGGACATGATTACCAAAATATTGGTTTGGTCGCCGTCCTAGATGCAGATAGTCGATTATTTTCACCGGATTTTCGGGCAGCTGAACGCCTATTCGCGCAACTCGTTCAAGTTGCAGGACGTGCTGGGCGCTCCAGTAAAGACGATCAGGGTGCCGGTGAAATTTATATCGAAACTCAGTATCCCGAAGCTGCGGTATTTCAGTATTTATTACGCCATGATGTTGATGGCTTCTTAGGCTATCTTGCTCATGAGCGCGACGAGGCCAAATTGCCCCCCTTTTCATATCAAGGCTTGGTTCATGCCGAAGCCAAAAGCTTGGATAAGGCAATTCAGTTTTTGGCTGCGCTCAAGGGACGCTTAAAGTCTCGGGGGTTGATGACGCCAGGGCTTAAGGTATATGACCCCGTGCCCAGGGCTGTAATGCGTGTGGCTGGCACCGAGCGTGCTCAGTTGGTATTGGAGGCCGATGATCGCAGGCAGCTACAAGATGTGCTTGAGGCGGTTGATCAGGATCTGCGAAATGGATCGCAAGGACGAATTAGTAAGGGCGATCGCATCCGCTGGTTGATTGAGCGTGACCCAACCTCGATCTAA
- a CDS encoding BON domain-containing protein, producing the protein MRIQFISKLFIAALLVSQLSACAVVAIGGVTASAAILADRRSPAVQAIDKGIELQAENALAKRFGDSAHINVTSFNQKVLLTGEVKDADIKGEAGAYVKAMKNARSVFNELVIGPNSTFSSRANDSYLESSIKTQMIFTDKLPSNSMAIVAEGGSVYLMGILTQNEADLAKKVASNTSGVKDVYAYFDIISEQEKARLEKQGKADESQPNSPPKYQ; encoded by the coding sequence ATGCGTATTCAATTTATCAGCAAATTATTCATTGCAGCATTACTTGTTTCGCAACTATCAGCATGCGCAGTAGTGGCGATAGGCGGCGTTACTGCAAGCGCTGCGATTCTTGCTGACCGTCGTTCTCCAGCTGTTCAGGCAATTGATAAAGGTATTGAGTTACAGGCTGAGAATGCTTTAGCTAAACGCTTTGGCGATAGCGCACACATTAACGTAACATCCTTCAATCAGAAAGTCCTGTTAACTGGCGAAGTAAAAGATGCTGATATCAAAGGTGAGGCAGGTGCATATGTAAAGGCAATGAAAAATGCGCGTTCAGTATTTAATGAGCTTGTGATTGGCCCCAACAGCACGTTCTCTTCCCGTGCAAATGATTCATATTTAGAGTCATCAATTAAAACTCAAATGATCTTTACAGATAAGCTGCCTTCAAATTCCATGGCGATTGTGGCTGAGGGCGGAAGTGTTTATTTGATGGGCATCCTTACACAAAACGAAGCTGATTTAGCGAAGAAGGTTGCCAGTAATACTAGCGGCGTGAAAGATGTGTATGCATACTTTGATATTATTTCCGAGCAAGAAAAAGCTCGCTTAGAGAAGCAAGGTAAAGCCGATGAGTCACAGCCAAACAGCCCACCAAAATATCAATAA
- a CDS encoding GNAT family N-acetyltransferase produces MHNNLASNYLPIQPYKTRLTVPVRELHAGHRAEILEHLLKLGDEDRRLRFGTQTPNEIIEHYVSGLNFNEDAVFGVFDADLQLVGMAHLAYLPAVKGQPRAAEFGVSVLPEGRAQGLGTALLERSAVHSRNSNIQTLYVHCLANNKAMMHLAQKAGMKVEYAYGDADAYLKLPPANPGTIVQEAANEQWADFDYALKENLKLANQAWWWFLGRPGHAR; encoded by the coding sequence ATGCACAATAATTTAGCGAGCAACTACTTACCTATTCAGCCATATAAAACAAGGCTGACTGTGCCCGTACGGGAACTTCACGCCGGCCATAGAGCTGAAATTCTTGAGCATCTTTTAAAGCTCGGCGACGAAGATCGACGCCTTCGCTTCGGAACACAAACCCCAAATGAAATCATTGAACACTATGTTTCAGGTCTTAATTTCAATGAAGATGCTGTTTTCGGCGTGTTTGATGCAGACCTACAGCTAGTAGGCATGGCACATTTAGCTTATCTCCCAGCTGTAAAGGGTCAGCCACGCGCAGCAGAGTTCGGCGTATCCGTGCTGCCTGAAGGGCGCGCACAAGGGCTCGGAACAGCCTTATTAGAACGCTCTGCGGTTCATTCGCGTAATAGCAATATTCAAACGTTGTACGTTCATTGCCTAGCAAATAACAAGGCAATGATGCATTTGGCTCAAAAAGCAGGCATGAAAGTTGAATATGCTTACGGCGATGCTGATGCTTACCTAAAGCTGCCTCCAGCAAACCCTGGAACCATTGTTCAAGAGGCCGCCAATGAGCAGTGGGCTGACTTTGACTACGCCCTAAAAGAAAACCTGAAGCTGGCTAATCAAGCCTGGTGGTGGTTCTTAGGCAGACCAGGCCACGCGCGTTAA
- the gcvH gene encoding glycine cleavage system protein GcvH, with the protein MMNSQDTFKFAETHEWADLENDGLVWVGISNHAQEALGDVMFFQAPKIGQQVKQGEAIAVIESVKAASDIHTPITGEIVELNEEVDATPELVNQNPYGVWLFKIKPSSEDALNSELGTLLSLEQYTSSSGA; encoded by the coding sequence ATAATGAATAGCCAAGATACTTTTAAATTTGCAGAAACTCACGAGTGGGCCGATCTTGAAAACGATGGCTTGGTCTGGGTTGGAATCAGCAATCATGCGCAAGAGGCCCTTGGCGATGTCATGTTTTTTCAAGCACCAAAGATTGGTCAGCAAGTAAAACAGGGCGAAGCGATTGCAGTCATTGAATCCGTTAAGGCTGCCAGCGATATTCATACTCCGATCACGGGAGAAATTGTGGAGCTAAACGAAGAAGTCGATGCCACACCGGAACTGGTTAATCAGAATCCCTATGGAGTTTGGCTTTTCAAAATTAAGCCATCATCAGAAGACGCTCTCAATTCCGAACTGGGCACACTTTTGAGTCTAGAGCAGTACACCTCTAGCTCGGGCGCTTAA
- a CDS encoding phosphoheptose isomerase, whose translation MNKDTIERLRKRASQHFLDSIAVKQEAEKVLPESVAHGVLAMVDCLRSGGKIMACGNGGSAADAQHFAAELIGRFERERQELAAIALTTDTSILTAVGNDYSYDEIFSKQVRGLGKKGDILLGISTSGNSKNVVKAIEAAKTMGIKIIALTGNGGGKIATLLDQDDINLCAPSTRTARIQETHLVLLHGLCDGVDHILLD comes from the coding sequence ATGAATAAAGACACGATTGAACGCTTGCGCAAGCGCGCATCTCAACATTTTTTAGACAGCATTGCGGTAAAGCAAGAAGCAGAAAAGGTGTTGCCTGAATCAGTGGCCCATGGGGTTCTTGCGATGGTCGATTGCTTGCGCTCTGGCGGCAAGATCATGGCTTGTGGAAATGGCGGATCTGCAGCAGATGCACAGCACTTTGCAGCAGAGTTAATTGGTCGATTCGAAAGAGAACGACAAGAATTAGCAGCGATTGCCTTAACTACGGATACCTCAATTCTGACTGCTGTAGGAAATGACTATAGCTATGATGAAATCTTTAGCAAACAAGTGCGTGGTCTTGGAAAAAAAGGCGACATTCTCTTAGGCATTTCTACATCAGGCAATTCTAAGAACGTCGTTAAAGCAATTGAAGCTGCTAAAACTATGGGCATCAAAATTATTGCGCTGACTGGTAATGGTGGGGGCAAGATTGCTACGCTGTTAGATCAGGACGATATCAATCTCTGCGCGCCTTCAACTCGCACTGCCCGCATTCAAGAAACCCATTTAGTTTTACTTCATGGCCTATGTGATGGCGTTGATCACATCTTGCTCGACTAA
- a CDS encoding fatty acid desaturase, translating to MSTHLNSALSEPSLTNPLPPEAPLPHRKIIRGWLMPMAQGETGRAIMLLVIDSLLWLGCIAGTVFVESVLLKIVFGVIAGFVTGRIFILGHDACHQSFTPNRELNKVLGRIAFLPSLTPYSLWDVGHNVVHHGQTNLKGFDFVWAPLSKSEYDALPSWRKALERLYRSGWGPVFYYLIEIWWRREYFPNAKNKPGDRPIFLKDNLLVTAFAIIWIGCLIAGAIATGQSIWLGLITGFAVPFLFWNGMIGFVVYVHHTHPKVSWYDKKSEWLRAQPFVSTTVHLTFNWIWGKLMHHIMEHTAHHVDMSVPLYRLPEAQQTLETILPDRIFVQKFSWDWYFDTARKCKLYDFQNKAWLDFDGNKTADSVRVVLSPVPAGQNG from the coding sequence GTGTCTACACATCTAAATTCAGCCCTTTCAGAGCCTTCCCTGACGAACCCATTGCCGCCTGAGGCGCCATTACCGCACCGCAAAATCATTCGGGGCTGGCTAATGCCAATGGCACAAGGCGAAACTGGCCGAGCCATCATGCTTCTGGTGATCGATTCCCTTCTATGGCTAGGTTGTATCGCTGGCACAGTTTTTGTTGAAAGCGTATTGCTCAAGATCGTTTTTGGCGTCATTGCCGGTTTTGTTACCGGGCGAATTTTTATTTTGGGTCACGATGCATGTCACCAAAGCTTTACGCCAAACCGCGAACTCAATAAAGTTTTGGGTCGCATTGCCTTCTTGCCATCACTCACTCCTTATAGCTTGTGGGATGTGGGTCATAACGTAGTGCACCATGGTCAAACCAATTTAAAAGGTTTTGACTTTGTTTGGGCTCCGCTATCAAAATCTGAATACGACGCGCTTCCTTCATGGCGTAAAGCTTTAGAGCGCTTGTATCGAAGTGGTTGGGGACCGGTTTTCTACTACCTCATTGAAATTTGGTGGAGACGCGAGTACTTTCCAAACGCAAAAAACAAACCTGGTGATCGCCCGATTTTCTTAAAAGACAACTTACTAGTCACCGCCTTTGCAATTATTTGGATTGGCTGTTTAATTGCAGGCGCCATTGCTACAGGCCAATCTATTTGGCTCGGCCTTATCACCGGCTTTGCGGTTCCATTCTTATTTTGGAACGGCATGATTGGTTTTGTGGTCTACGTACACCATACCCATCCAAAGGTTTCTTGGTATGACAAGAAATCAGAGTGGTTACGCGCCCAGCCATTTGTTTCAACAACGGTTCATCTGACTTTTAACTGGATTTGGGGCAAATTGATGCACCACATCATGGAGCATACCGCCCATCACGTCGATATGAGCGTACCGCTATATCGACTTCCAGAGGCACAGCAGACCTTAGAAACCATCCTTCCAGACCGTATTTTTGTGCAAAAGTTCTCCTGGGACTGGTATTTCGACACTGCCCGTAAGTGCAAGCTATATGACTTTCAGAACAAGGCTTGGCTAGACTTTGACGGCAACAAAACGGCAGATTCCGTCCGAGTTGTGCTCAGCCCAGTACCAGCGGGACAAAACGGGTAA
- the hemE gene encoding uroporphyrinogen decarboxylase yields the protein MSLLLNDRFLKACLGEAVDQTPLWLMRQAGRYLPEYNATRARAGSFLGLAKNPAYATEVTLQPLDRYPLDAAILFSDILTIPDAMGLGLKFTAGEGPSFEHPLRTEDDVKKLRVADMDQLKYVFEAVSEIRKALIQYGKQRVPLIGFSGSPWTLACYMIDGSSADDFRHAKTMMFSRPDLMQQILDINIQSVANYLIEQVKAGAQALMIFDTWGGMLPDGWYQRVSLAAMQKVIALLPREYEGQKIPVIMFTKGGAIWLNDMAQIGADVIAMDWTMSLSRARKQLLALNKPLALQGNLDPLILFSEPEQIARQASLLLDDLASAPPLKAGLHSLDGHIFNLGHGISQFTPPESVTALSQAVIKHSRSLRSK from the coding sequence ATCTCCTTGCTGTTAAATGATCGGTTTTTAAAGGCCTGCCTGGGCGAAGCGGTTGATCAAACACCGCTTTGGCTCATGCGCCAGGCCGGCCGATATCTCCCAGAGTACAACGCTACACGCGCCAGAGCCGGAAGTTTTCTTGGGCTCGCAAAAAATCCTGCTTATGCTACTGAGGTAACTCTTCAACCTTTGGATCGCTATCCACTGGATGCGGCAATTTTATTCTCTGACATTTTGACCATTCCTGATGCCATGGGATTGGGCTTGAAATTCACTGCGGGCGAGGGGCCTAGTTTTGAGCATCCATTGCGCACCGAAGACGATGTCAAGAAATTGCGCGTTGCAGATATGGATCAGCTGAAATATGTTTTTGAAGCTGTTTCAGAAATTCGTAAAGCGCTCATTCAGTATGGCAAGCAGCGCGTTCCTTTGATAGGCTTTTCCGGAAGCCCTTGGACATTGGCCTGCTACATGATTGATGGTTCGAGCGCTGATGATTTCCGCCACGCTAAAACGATGATGTTTAGTCGTCCTGATTTGATGCAACAAATTTTAGATATCAATATTCAATCAGTAGCGAATTATCTAATTGAGCAGGTGAAGGCTGGTGCACAAGCGCTCATGATTTTTGATACTTGGGGCGGAATGCTTCCAGATGGTTGGTATCAAAGAGTTTCTTTGGCAGCGATGCAAAAAGTGATTGCACTGTTACCTCGAGAATATGAAGGCCAAAAGATTCCCGTGATTATGTTCACAAAGGGCGGTGCAATTTGGCTCAATGATATGGCGCAAATTGGTGCTGATGTCATTGCAATGGATTGGACAATGTCCCTAAGCCGTGCTCGTAAACAGTTGCTCGCATTAAATAAGCCTTTGGCGTTACAGGGAAACTTAGACCCCCTGATCCTGTTCTCGGAGCCCGAACAAATTGCCCGTCAAGCAAGCCTGCTTTTAGATGATTTGGCGAGCGCTCCGCCTCTGAAGGCGGGGTTGCATTCATTGGACGGGCATATATTTAATTTGGGGCACGGAATCTCTCAGTTCACCCCACCAGAAAGCGTTACCGCCTTATCTCAGGCAGTGATAAAGCACTCTAGGTCTCTTAGATCTAAGTAG
- a CDS encoding MBL fold metallo-hydrolase: protein MPIKLGIVPVTPYEQNCSILVCQETGDAAVIDPGGDIEKILDGVKQMGGQVKKILLTHGHLDHCAAAKDLADQLAVPIEGPQEEERFWIDQLPEQTVRFGFGHAKVFEPNRWLNDGDHVKVGNVDLEVFHCPGHTPGHIVFFDRADRLAIVGDVLFAGSIGRTDFPRGNHADLIHAIRTKLWPLGDDVQFVPGHGPMSNFGQERKTNPYVGDGA, encoded by the coding sequence ATGCCAATCAAATTAGGAATTGTTCCTGTAACCCCATATGAACAAAATTGTTCAATTCTAGTTTGCCAAGAAACCGGTGACGCTGCTGTGATTGATCCAGGCGGTGATATAGAAAAAATTTTAGATGGCGTAAAGCAGATGGGCGGGCAGGTAAAAAAGATCTTGCTTACCCATGGCCATTTAGACCATTGTGCCGCCGCAAAGGATTTAGCTGATCAGCTTGCCGTGCCGATTGAAGGCCCTCAGGAGGAAGAGCGTTTTTGGATTGATCAATTGCCAGAGCAAACTGTACGTTTTGGTTTTGGGCACGCTAAAGTCTTTGAGCCTAATCGTTGGTTGAATGATGGTGATCATGTCAAAGTGGGTAATGTTGACTTAGAGGTATTTCATTGTCCTGGACATACACCAGGCCATATTGTTTTCTTCGACAGGGCAGATCGATTAGCAATTGTTGGCGATGTTTTATTTGCCGGCTCAATTGGCAGAACAGATTTTCCGCGAGGCAACCATGCAGATTTAATTCATGCCATCAGAACGAAGTTGTGGCCGCTTGGAGATGACGTGCAATTTGTTCCGGGGCATGGGCCAATGTCTAATTTTGGCCAAGAGCGCAAAACAAACCCCTACGTTGGGGATGGCGCTTGA
- a CDS encoding F0F1 ATP synthase subunit epsilon — MSTIRVDVVSAEQSIFSGEAKFVALPGESGELGILRGHTPLITRIRPGSVRIEKADGDEEFVFVAGGYLEVQPDRVTVLADTAIRGHDLDEAKAIEAKKRAEEAMQNRGTDFDMALAQSEFAMAAAQLAAIARFRRKK, encoded by the coding sequence ATGTCAACCATACGCGTCGATGTAGTAAGTGCTGAGCAGTCTATTTTCAGCGGGGAAGCTAAGTTTGTAGCGCTTCCTGGTGAAAGTGGTGAGCTCGGCATTTTGCGCGGCCACACTCCTTTGATTACACGTATTCGTCCAGGCTCAGTTCGCATTGAAAAAGCCGATGGTGATGAAGAATTTGTTTTCGTAGCGGGCGGCTATTTAGAGGTTCAGCCAGATCGCGTTACCGTGCTAGCAGATACTGCTATTCGCGGTCATGATCTTGATGAAGCTAAAGCAATTGAAGCTAAGAAACGTGCTGAAGAGGCGATGCAAAATCGTGGCACAGACTTTGATATGGCCCTGGCCCAGTCTGAGTTTGCAATGGCGGCTGCACAGTTGGCTGCAATTGCACGTTTCCGTCGTAAAAAGTAA
- the rsmI gene encoding 16S rRNA (cytidine(1402)-2'-O)-methyltransferase → MELGSLDFLKQQDLPTGALYMVATPIGNLGDITLRALHVLNSMDGIACEDTRHSVALLQQFGIHKKCLALHTHNEMGGAQTVIQHLANNERWAYISDAGTPGVSDPGARLVDEVHKAGFRVIPIPGASAVSCAISGSGAVMLDSEGQFQFLGFWPHKTKERDALLFDICNSKRTSAFFESPHHIKETLALLSNALEPERQMLIGRELTKKFEQLVSLQAKEVAHWLENAESLKGEFIVLVAGREGSADEPPEHASLLMWAKALSPYLGSKEIATVLSQTLGLPKKDAYQIALDAKLEK, encoded by the coding sequence ATGGAACTAGGCTCATTAGATTTTTTAAAACAGCAAGACTTGCCAACTGGGGCGCTTTATATGGTTGCCACCCCCATTGGAAATCTTGGCGATATCACCTTACGCGCCCTGCATGTTCTAAACTCAATGGATGGCATTGCCTGTGAAGATACAAGGCATAGCGTTGCTTTACTTCAGCAGTTTGGTATCCACAAAAAATGTTTGGCTCTACACACGCACAATGAAATGGGTGGCGCGCAAACCGTTATTCAGCATCTTGCGAATAATGAACGCTGGGCCTATATCTCCGATGCAGGCACCCCGGGAGTCTCTGACCCTGGCGCAAGATTGGTGGATGAAGTACACAAGGCAGGTTTTCGAGTAATCCCCATTCCGGGCGCCAGTGCTGTATCTTGCGCAATCTCCGGATCTGGTGCTGTAATGCTTGACTCGGAGGGGCAGTTCCAGTTCCTTGGGTTTTGGCCACATAAAACTAAAGAGCGCGATGCGCTGTTGTTTGATATTTGCAACAGCAAAAGGACCAGCGCTTTCTTTGAATCGCCGCATCATATAAAAGAAACACTCGCGCTACTTTCGAATGCGCTAGAACCTGAACGCCAAATGCTTATCGGGCGCGAGTTAACCAAAAAATTTGAGCAGTTAGTTTCACTACAGGCAAAAGAAGTTGCTCATTGGCTAGAAAATGCAGAAAGCTTAAAGGGTGAATTTATTGTTCTGGTTGCGGGCCGGGAAGGGAGCGCCGATGAGCCTCCTGAGCATGCCTCTCTATTAATGTGGGCAAAGGCCTTGAGTCCTTATTTGGGAAGCAAAGAAATCGCGACAGTGCTATCCCAGACCCTTGGCCTTCCCAAAAAAGACGCCTACCAAATTGCCCTAGATGCAAAACTAGAAAAATAA